The following proteins are encoded in a genomic region of Fundidesulfovibrio putealis DSM 16056:
- a CDS encoding SGNH/GDSL hydrolase family protein — translation MNKSKKYLALLVVLVLAGAGGAFYKYYSERLHYLDHHGFRHEPTTEYDLSLGFRLRKNVSMNGFRHNAQGFIGPDFQQRKPEGTFRIFCLGGSTTLGAGVETDAHAYPAILQAMFDTMQKGASKRIEVINAGVFGYRSLHTSLLVSRLLDDYQPDMFIVMDGLNDLDAAKALTLPQLCKAAGKTDGGKVEGYGLQSIEEKFELVGYRDNIRKVIDHAKARGIQVVLVSDPMRVGEDGKARLSGDNTEFAALLAFGRAVLPEINASLAHTGGVSFVNAQATFDAMLASPEAVRRAWADDLHLTRYGYYLLARDVYLRLLAMPAFVEAVGAGSPPVPGELDARFPEFVLWRPSDGMGWAKDRDVVESGGITAVNTRDSKPNGDGWSCFTPADPAFPGEIDLGNAVAGRFRVYPRIQSMRDGVGVYLVFPDGERKLLFEQKKLAEDGLWTPETAWYAVDVPQCGQCRIVVRLTGENAQLWHKAGAILFTGG, via the coding sequence ATGAATAAATCAAAGAAATATCTCGCTTTGCTCGTGGTTCTGGTTCTCGCCGGTGCTGGTGGCGCGTTCTATAAGTACTACAGCGAGCGTCTGCATTATCTCGATCATCACGGTTTCAGGCACGAACCCACCACGGAGTACGATCTTTCACTTGGCTTTCGTCTCAGGAAAAACGTTTCGATGAACGGATTCCGGCACAACGCGCAGGGCTTCATCGGGCCTGATTTCCAGCAGCGCAAGCCGGAGGGTACGTTCAGGATATTCTGCCTGGGCGGCTCCACGACCCTTGGCGCGGGCGTTGAAACCGACGCCCATGCCTATCCTGCGATTCTCCAGGCGATGTTCGACACCATGCAGAAGGGTGCGTCAAAGCGCATCGAGGTCATAAACGCCGGGGTTTTCGGCTACAGGTCGCTTCATACGTCACTTCTGGTTTCGAGGCTGTTGGATGACTACCAGCCTGACATGTTCATCGTCATGGACGGGTTGAACGATCTCGATGCGGCCAAGGCCCTGACCTTGCCCCAGTTGTGCAAGGCTGCCGGAAAGACAGACGGCGGTAAGGTCGAAGGGTATGGCCTCCAGAGTATCGAAGAGAAATTCGAGCTGGTGGGGTACAGGGACAATATCCGCAAAGTGATCGATCACGCCAAGGCCAGGGGGATTCAGGTCGTCCTGGTGAGCGACCCGATGCGCGTCGGCGAGGACGGGAAGGCGCGGCTCTCCGGAGACAATACGGAGTTTGCGGCGTTGCTGGCATTTGGCCGGGCGGTCCTGCCGGAAATCAATGCGTCGTTGGCGCATACGGGCGGCGTGTCTTTCGTAAATGCTCAGGCGACATTCGACGCGATGCTGGCAAGTCCGGAAGCGGTCAGGAGGGCGTGGGCAGATGACCTGCACCTGACCCGCTACGGTTATTATCTCCTGGCCAGGGATGTATACCTGCGCCTCCTGGCCATGCCTGCCTTCGTGGAGGCGGTCGGCGCCGGAAGTCCGCCCGTTCCCGGGGAGTTGGACGCGCGGTTTCCCGAGTTTGTCCTGTGGCGGCCCTCGGACGGCATGGGTTGGGCCAAGGACCGGGACGTGGTCGAAAGTGGCGGGATAACTGCCGTCAATACCCGGGATTCCAAGCCGAACGGGGATGGCTGGAGTTGTTTCACTCCGGCGGACCCGGCGTTTCCGGGCGAGATTGACCTGGGGAACGCCGTGGCCGGGCGGTTCCGGGTGTATCCGCGCATCCAGAGCATGCGCGATGGAGTGGGCGTCTACCTGGTGTTCCCCGATGGAGAGCGCAAACTCCTCTTTGAGCAGAAGAAGCTGGCTGAAGACGGATTGTGGACTCCGGAAACCGCCTGGTACGCGGTGGACGTGCCTCAATGTGGGCAATGCCGGATCGTGGTTCGCCTGACTGGCGAGAATGCCCAGCTGTGGCATAAGGCCGGAGCGATCCTGTTCACGGGCGGATAA
- a CDS encoding DUF4198 domain-containing protein, with translation MRPTFPRPLFLAVLLLVLAFAVPAQAHFGMLVPDKNLVTKDGPKSVSLDIRFWHPMENQGMNLEKPKLELFAKGKKQDVTASLAASTVEGKQAWKAEHQVKAPGVYQFLMTPPAYWEPAEDKFIIHITKTVVSALGDDEGWDKPVGAKLEIVPMVKPFALYAGNLFTGKVLFKGKPLANAEVEVEFFNKDGALKAPDDAYVTQVVKTDGAGVFSYAAPWSGWWGFSALHDDDAKMKKDGKDKDVELGGVIWVYFHPVPGK, from the coding sequence ATGCGCCCGACTTTCCCGCGTCCGCTTTTCCTGGCCGTCCTGCTGCTCGTGCTGGCTTTCGCCGTTCCCGCCCAGGCCCACTTCGGCATGCTCGTGCCGGACAAGAACCTCGTCACCAAGGACGGCCCGAAATCCGTCAGCCTGGATATCCGCTTCTGGCACCCCATGGAGAACCAGGGCATGAACCTGGAGAAGCCCAAGCTGGAGCTCTTCGCCAAGGGCAAGAAGCAGGACGTCACCGCTTCGCTCGCCGCCAGCACCGTGGAGGGCAAGCAGGCCTGGAAGGCCGAGCATCAGGTGAAAGCCCCCGGCGTGTACCAGTTCCTCATGACGCCCCCGGCCTACTGGGAGCCCGCAGAGGACAAGTTCATCATCCACATCACCAAAACCGTGGTCAGCGCCCTGGGCGACGACGAGGGCTGGGACAAGCCTGTGGGCGCAAAGCTCGAGATCGTCCCCATGGTCAAGCCCTTCGCCCTGTACGCGGGCAACCTGTTCACCGGGAAGGTGCTCTTCAAGGGCAAGCCCCTGGCCAACGCCGAGGTCGAAGTGGAGTTCTTCAACAAGGACGGCGCACTCAAAGCCCCGGACGACGCCTACGTGACCCAGGTGGTCAAGACCGACGGCGCGGGCGTGTTCAGCTACGCCGCCCCCTGGTCCGGCTGGTGGGGATTCTCGGCCCTGCATGACGACGACGCCAAGATGAAGAAGGACGGCAAGGACAAGGACGTGGAATTGGGCGGCGTGATCTGGGTGTACTTCCACCCCGTGCCGGGCAAGTAG
- the ahbD gene encoding heme b synthase, translated as MHSNSNGHPGPQLAGSPGAGHAGGGHPGGHPLGHPGGMPKTLPNGAPPVRLIAWEITRRCNLACKHCRAEAHFEPYPGELTNAQAKALIDTFPEVGNPIIIFTGGEPLMRPDWDDLVSYANDKGLRCVMAPNGTLITAEIAHRMKEVGIQRCSISIDGPDAATHDEFRGEKGAFEQALRGIQYLKDAGIEFQINSTVTKSNLHNFKHIFKLAEQLGASAWHIFLLVPTGRGADILAQVITAEEYETVLNWFYDFRKTTKMQLKATCAPHYFRVMRQRAKAEGVAVTPDTFGLDAMSRGCLGGIGFCFISHSGMVQPCGYLDLDCGNVLETPFPEIWANTMWFKKFRDQKAYEGKCGPCEYHKVCGGCRARAYTMSGDPMKPEPLCSYEPKRSGAK; from the coding sequence ATGCACTCCAATTCCAATGGACACCCCGGCCCGCAGTTGGCCGGTTCGCCCGGCGCGGGCCATGCTGGTGGTGGTCACCCTGGCGGTCATCCCCTGGGCCATCCCGGCGGCATGCCGAAGACGCTCCCGAACGGTGCGCCCCCGGTGCGCCTCATCGCCTGGGAGATCACCCGCCGCTGCAACCTGGCCTGCAAGCACTGCCGCGCCGAGGCCCACTTCGAGCCCTATCCTGGCGAGCTGACCAACGCCCAGGCCAAGGCCCTCATCGACACCTTCCCCGAGGTAGGCAACCCCATCATCATCTTCACGGGCGGCGAGCCGCTCATGCGCCCGGACTGGGACGATCTGGTGTCCTACGCCAACGACAAGGGCCTGCGCTGCGTCATGGCTCCCAACGGCACGCTGATCACCGCCGAGATAGCCCATCGCATGAAGGAAGTGGGCATCCAGCGCTGCTCCATCTCCATCGACGGCCCGGACGCCGCCACCCACGACGAGTTCCGGGGCGAGAAGGGCGCTTTCGAGCAGGCCCTGCGCGGCATCCAGTACCTGAAGGACGCGGGCATAGAGTTCCAGATCAACTCCACGGTCACGAAGTCCAACCTGCACAACTTCAAGCACATCTTCAAGCTGGCCGAGCAGCTGGGCGCGAGCGCCTGGCACATCTTCCTCCTGGTGCCCACGGGGCGCGGCGCGGACATCCTGGCCCAGGTGATCACCGCCGAAGAGTATGAAACCGTGCTCAACTGGTTCTATGACTTCCGCAAGACCACCAAAATGCAGCTCAAGGCCACCTGCGCCCCGCACTACTTCCGCGTGATGCGTCAGCGCGCCAAGGCCGAGGGCGTGGCCGTGACGCCCGACACCTTCGGCCTGGACGCCATGAGCCGGGGATGCCTTGGCGGCATCGGGTTCTGCTTCATCTCGCATTCTGGCATGGTGCAGCCCTGCGGCTACCTGGACCTGGACTGCGGCAACGTGCTGGAGACGCCGTTTCCGGAGATTTGGGCCAATACCATGTGGTTCAAGAAGTTCCGCGACCAGAAAGCCTACGAGGGCAAATGCGGCCCCTGCGAATACCACAAGGTCTGCGGCGGCTGCCGAGCCCGCGCCTACACCATGAGCGGCGACCCCATGAAGCCCGAGCCGCTGTGCAGCTACGAGCCCAAGCGGAGCGGCGCGAAATAG
- the ahbC gene encoding 12,18-didecarboxysiroheme deacetylase, with translation MIGISKLYCGTVEASDALRYGRHSGKLPSHLLQFSEDKKPVVVWNMTKRCNLKCVHCYAKAVDESGSDPINTEQAKTMIDDLAAYGAPVMLFSGGEPLVRKDLVELAHHAVGRGMRAVISTNGTLITKEKARELKSVGLSYVGISVDGLEEIHDKFRGVPGSFKKTLQGIENCKAEGLKVGMRFTINKRNWTEIPGLFDLIRDMEVPRICFYHLVYSGRGSELIKEDLDHAETRQVVDLIMDKTRELFNAGHEKEVLTVDNHADGPYVYYRLLKEDPARAAEVMELLQFNEGNSSGRGIGCISWDGQVHADQFWRNHTFGNVLERPFSQIWDDPNIELLHKLKTKGKFVGGRCADCRFLNICGGNFRARAEAYYDDIWAEDPACYLTAEEIKK, from the coding sequence ATGATAGGCATTTCCAAGCTTTACTGCGGTACTGTGGAAGCCTCTGACGCGCTGCGTTACGGGCGTCATTCCGGCAAGCTCCCCTCCCACCTGCTCCAGTTCTCCGAGGACAAGAAGCCGGTGGTGGTCTGGAACATGACCAAACGCTGCAACTTGAAGTGCGTTCACTGCTACGCCAAGGCCGTGGACGAATCCGGCAGCGACCCCATCAACACCGAACAGGCCAAGACCATGATCGACGACCTCGCCGCCTACGGCGCGCCGGTCATGCTCTTCTCCGGCGGCGAGCCGCTGGTGCGCAAGGATCTGGTCGAGCTGGCCCACCACGCCGTGGGTCGGGGCATGCGCGCGGTCATCTCCACCAACGGCACGCTCATCACCAAGGAAAAGGCCCGCGAACTGAAAAGCGTCGGTCTGTCCTACGTGGGCATCTCCGTGGACGGCCTCGAGGAAATCCACGACAAGTTCCGGGGCGTCCCCGGCTCCTTCAAGAAGACCCTGCAGGGCATCGAGAACTGCAAGGCCGAAGGCCTCAAGGTCGGCATGCGCTTCACCATCAACAAGCGCAACTGGACCGAAATCCCCGGTCTGTTCGACCTGATCCGCGACATGGAAGTGCCGCGCATCTGCTTCTACCACCTGGTCTACTCCGGGCGCGGCTCCGAGCTCATCAAGGAAGACCTGGACCACGCCGAGACCCGCCAGGTGGTCGACCTGATCATGGACAAGACCCGCGAGCTGTTCAACGCCGGGCACGAGAAGGAAGTCCTCACCGTGGACAACCACGCGGACGGCCCCTACGTGTATTACCGCCTGCTCAAGGAAGACCCCGCGCGCGCCGCCGAGGTCATGGAGCTGCTCCAGTTCAACGAAGGCAACAGCTCGGGACGCGGCATCGGCTGCATCTCCTGGGACGGGCAGGTGCACGCCGACCAGTTCTGGCGCAACCACACCTTCGGCAACGTGCTGGAACGCCCCTTCTCCCAGATCTGGGACGATCCCAACATCGAGCTGCTGCACAAGCTCAAGACCAAAGGCAAGTTCGTGGGCGGACGCTGCGCCGACTGCCGCTTCCTGAACATCTGCGGCGGCAACTTCCGCGCCCGCGCCGAAGCCTACTACGACGACATCTGGGCCGAAGATCCGGCCTGCTATCTGACTGCGGAAGAGATCAAGAAGTAG
- the hemB gene encoding porphobilinogen synthase has translation MYDFHRGRRLRRTPAMRDLVRETVIRREDLIMPYFVAETGPEDMVKPIGAMPGQNQLGMKALVERVGKAVDKGLKSVILFGIPNEKDPVGSQGYAENGVVQRAVRQLKAKFPQLVVVTDVCLCEYTSHGHCGVLTDDGKVLNDPTLGLLAKVALSHVQAGADMVAPSDMMDGRVAMIRAALDDHGHVEIPIMSYAVKYASAYYGPFREAAESAPKSGDRKSYQMDPANWREGLREAAADLAEGADILMVKPAGPYLDIIRQVRDNFDLPVAAYQVSGEYSMIKAAAQLGWMDHDAVMMESLVSIKRAGADLILTYFTEDVLERLQG, from the coding sequence ATGTACGACTTCCATCGCGGCCGCCGCCTGCGCCGCACCCCGGCCATGCGCGACCTCGTGCGCGAGACCGTCATACGCCGCGAAGACCTGATCATGCCCTATTTCGTGGCCGAGACCGGCCCCGAGGACATGGTAAAGCCCATAGGGGCCATGCCCGGCCAGAACCAGCTGGGCATGAAGGCCCTGGTGGAGCGGGTAGGCAAGGCCGTGGACAAGGGCCTGAAATCCGTCATCCTCTTCGGCATCCCCAATGAGAAAGACCCGGTGGGCAGCCAGGGCTATGCTGAAAACGGCGTGGTGCAGCGGGCCGTGCGGCAGCTGAAGGCGAAGTTCCCGCAGCTGGTGGTGGTCACGGACGTGTGCCTGTGCGAGTACACGTCGCACGGCCATTGCGGCGTGCTCACCGACGATGGCAAGGTGCTGAACGACCCGACCTTGGGCCTCTTGGCCAAGGTGGCCCTGTCGCACGTGCAGGCCGGGGCGGACATGGTGGCTCCTTCCGATATGATGGACGGCCGCGTGGCTATGATCCGCGCCGCCCTGGACGATCACGGCCACGTGGAAATCCCCATCATGTCCTACGCCGTGAAGTACGCTTCGGCATACTACGGGCCGTTTCGGGAAGCGGCAGAGTCGGCTCCCAAGTCGGGCGACCGCAAATCCTACCAGATGGACCCGGCCAACTGGCGCGAGGGATTGCGGGAAGCCGCAGCGGACCTGGCCGAGGGCGCGGATATTTTGATGGTGAAGCCTGCGGGGCCGTATCTGGACATCATCCGGCAGGTGCGGGACAACTTTGATCTGCCGGTGGCCGCCTATCAGGTAAGCGGCGAGTATTCCATGATCAAGGCTGCTGCGCAGCTTGGCTGGATGGACCACGACGCGGTGATGATGGAGTCGCTTGTGTCCATCAAGCGCGCCGGAGCGGATTTGATTTTGACGTATTTCACGGAAGACGTTTTAGAGCGTCTGCAAGGATAG
- the fcl gene encoding GDP-L-fucose synthase: MNHSRIFVAGHKGLVGSAVVRALESRGNVEVITRDRAQLDLTDQAGVRRFMAEVRPQAVVLAAAKVGGIRANDAYPAEFIWNNCIIQCNVIDSAYRCGVEKLLFLGSSCIYPKFAPQPMREEHLLTSELEPTNQWYAVAKIAGIKTCQAYRRQYGFDAVSLMPTNLYGPGDNFDTVNSHVLPALLRRFHEAKLSGASSVTVWGTGNARREFLHVDDCAQAILWCLANYQGEDFLNVGTGQDVTIRELAETVARVTGFTGELLFDATKPDGTPRKLLDVSRLRELGWQASIPLEQGIADTYRWFLEHQDSLRTEPRFDGK; this comes from the coding sequence GTGAACCATTCTCGCATCTTTGTTGCTGGCCACAAAGGCCTGGTGGGATCAGCCGTGGTCCGGGCGCTTGAAAGCCGAGGCAACGTCGAGGTCATCACCCGTGACCGCGCACAGCTGGACCTTACCGATCAGGCGGGCGTGCGCCGGTTCATGGCCGAGGTCCGCCCCCAGGCGGTGGTCCTGGCTGCGGCCAAGGTCGGCGGCATCCGCGCCAACGACGCCTACCCCGCCGAATTCATCTGGAACAACTGCATCATCCAGTGCAACGTCATCGACTCCGCCTACCGCTGCGGCGTCGAGAAACTGCTGTTTCTGGGCTCGTCCTGCATCTATCCCAAGTTCGCGCCTCAACCCATGCGCGAGGAGCACCTGCTCACCAGCGAACTGGAGCCCACCAACCAGTGGTACGCCGTGGCCAAGATCGCGGGCATCAAGACTTGCCAGGCATACCGCCGCCAGTACGGGTTCGACGCCGTGAGCCTCATGCCCACCAATCTTTATGGCCCGGGCGACAACTTCGACACCGTTAACTCCCACGTGCTGCCCGCGCTCTTGCGCCGCTTCCACGAGGCCAAGCTGTCCGGCGCGTCCAGCGTGACCGTGTGGGGCACGGGCAACGCCCGCCGCGAGTTCCTGCACGTGGACGACTGCGCCCAGGCCATCCTGTGGTGCCTGGCCAACTACCAGGGCGAGGACTTCCTCAACGTGGGCACCGGCCAGGACGTGACCATCCGCGAACTGGCCGAGACCGTGGCCCGCGTGACCGGCTTCACCGGGGAGCTTCTGTTCGACGCAACCAAGCCCGACGGCACGCCGCGAAAGCTCCTGGACGTGTCGCGCCTGCGCGAGCTTGGCTGGCAGGCCAGCATCCCCCTGGAGCAGGGCATCGCCGACACCTATCGCTGGTTCC
- a CDS encoding Hpt domain-containing protein, with amino-acid sequence MQRLTEATRTSLADGISLLVRAGDAQDANGVAHWAHSLKGNLLNAGLRELAAVATDMEQQALSGVIPPLRGRLEAVEADLDDFLAGVAARG; translated from the coding sequence GTGCAAAGGCTGACCGAGGCCACCAGGACCTCGCTGGCCGACGGCATCAGTCTGCTGGTGCGCGCGGGCGACGCCCAGGACGCAAACGGCGTGGCCCATTGGGCGCACAGCCTCAAGGGCAACCTCCTGAACGCGGGCCTGCGCGAACTGGCCGCCGTGGCCACGGACATGGAGCAGCAGGCGCTCTCGGGTGTGATTCCCCCCCTGAGGGGGCGGCTTGAGGCCGTGGAGGCGGATCTGGACGACTTTCTGGCCGGGGTGGCCGCGCGGGGCTGA
- the rpe gene encoding ribulose-phosphate 3-epimerase, giving the protein MILSPSLLSCDFGRLAEELAALEAAGLEWVHWDVMDGMFVPNITLGPLIVKALRKRSKLFFDVHLMIEKPERYLHEFVDAGADLVCVHAEATVHLERAVAEIARLGAKPAVALNPATPLSAVEYLLPQLSMVLVMSVNPGFGGQSFIPFSIEKVRRLRAMIDEQNLSTLIQLDGGVTVENCAQLVEAGADVLVSGSAFFSHPPYDERHLAFQEAAGQSAR; this is encoded by the coding sequence ATGATACTCTCCCCGTCGCTGCTCTCGTGCGATTTCGGGCGTCTGGCAGAGGAGCTGGCCGCCCTGGAGGCCGCAGGCCTGGAGTGGGTGCACTGGGACGTGATGGACGGCATGTTCGTGCCCAACATCACCCTGGGGCCGCTCATCGTGAAGGCGCTGCGCAAGCGCTCCAAGCTCTTTTTCGACGTGCACCTGATGATCGAGAAGCCCGAGCGCTACCTGCACGAGTTCGTGGACGCCGGGGCCGACCTGGTCTGCGTGCACGCCGAGGCCACCGTGCATCTTGAGCGCGCCGTGGCCGAGATCGCCCGCCTGGGCGCGAAGCCCGCCGTGGCCCTGAACCCGGCCACGCCGCTCTCCGCCGTGGAATACCTGCTGCCCCAGCTGTCCATGGTGCTGGTGATGAGCGTGAACCCAGGCTTCGGCGGACAGTCCTTCATCCCCTTCAGCATCGAGAAGGTGCGCCGCCTGCGGGCCATGATCGACGAGCAGAACCTGTCCACGCTGATCCAGCTGGACGGCGGCGTCACCGTGGAGAACTGCGCGCAGCTGGTCGAGGCGGGTGCGGACGTGCTGGTGTCGGGCTCAGCCTTCTTCTCCCATCCTCCCTACGACGAGCGGCATCTGGCTTTTCAGGAAGCGGCGGGGCAGTCCGCGCGGTGA
- the ahbA gene encoding siroheme decarboxylase subunit alpha — MDAYDRKILDIIQSSYPISARPYADVGAQVGLTEAEVLARVRALKQSGVIRRIGANFQSNKLGWQSTLCAARVPEDQIEAFVAEVNRHPNVTHNYLRQHTFNVWFTYVGPSMEAVREALAEISRKTGISVLNLPAEKLFKIKVDFAMGDS, encoded by the coding sequence ATGGACGCATACGACCGCAAGATTCTGGACATCATCCAGTCGAGTTATCCCATCTCCGCCCGGCCTTACGCCGACGTGGGCGCGCAGGTGGGCCTGACCGAGGCCGAGGTGCTGGCCCGGGTGCGCGCGCTCAAGCAGAGCGGCGTGATCCGGCGCATCGGCGCCAACTTCCAGTCCAACAAGCTGGGCTGGCAGTCCACCCTGTGCGCCGCGCGCGTGCCGGAGGACCAGATCGAGGCCTTCGTGGCCGAGGTCAACCGCCATCCCAACGTCACCCACAACTATCTGCGGCAACACACCTTCAATGTCTGGTTCACCTACGTTGGCCCATCCATGGAGGCGGTGCGCGAGGCCCTGGCCGAGATAAGCCGCAAGACGGGCATCTCGGTCTTGAACCTGCCTGCCGAGAAGCTGTTCAAGATCAAGGTCGATTTCGCCATGGGGGACTCCTGA